AGCATTTTCTTACCCTTATTGGTTTACCCTTGTGAGTTAAATGATGAGAACATGCTTCTATCATCTTTAGAGCCATCCAAGCTATTTGTTGTGCATGAGTGTAAGTGTCACGATGGAGACCACATGCGACACAGTAGGCATCCCCAATTGTTTCAACCTGAGATTTTTGCTCCCCAATTAGTTAAATTATAAAACGCATAAATGAATGAAATTCGTACCTTGTAAACGTCCAGCTGACCGCAAAACGAGTCGAACTGTTCGTAAAGGTTCTGAAGCATGTTGATGACCATCATTGGTGTCGCAGTGGAACAGATCTCCGTGAAACCAACAATATCGCTAAAAAGCATTGTCACCTCCGGATAAGTTTTTGCCTCGATCGTCTCACCTACAAAAACAGCAGTTGTTACAGTTACAGTCATTTCAATTTGCAgacattaataagaagattgaaTAAGAGTACCTACCCAACCATAAACGCTTCGCTATATCTGGAGGGAATATAAGATGAAGTAGGCTAACATTCTTTTCTCTTTCCGCAGACACTGCAAGGTTTGCTTCTTCTATGGAGCTCTTTAGCTTATCCATTCGTCTCCTTAATCCGTCCTGTTttgtaaaattaaaataaatatattccatatacattcctttattATAGAGACACAATTTCTCGTTTCATAGTTCAAAAAGCATGATACTGATGTTATCAACATTGAAGTAACCCGCTCTGTTGGATGGTAGTGCCACCTAACAAGCGGAATTGTAACCTCCTGCCATCTACCATCTACGGATGAAGTTCTTTCACATGAATGGCGCGATTTTTTAAAATTCGCGATATTCGCCACTATTTCTGATAACTGAAAATTTTGTTCGATCCATTTATGACACGATGTATCGTTCAATCTTTTATAACGCGATCACAATCATTGGTTTCTAATCTTCGGATcaaaattagaaagctataatcAATCGTAATTAAATTTTATGCAGAAAACCAAACAGAATCTGGTTAAATAAGGTTGACAATCTCTATAAGTAAATGCTACCAATACGAATGTAACGACACTGATATAAAACGTGGATTTTATTATACCTGCGCCCTCGCCTGCTCGCCGACCAAGATAACGTCTCTCGTGGCATCGTGTAATGGAATATCGGATATAAAAAGCCCTCGACTAGTTAGCCCGTCCAGACCGTTCAGGAACGGCGAGCTCACGAATAAGATGGAATCCGATTCAGGGCAATCGACCATCTGACCTTTCATCTCTAAGCCCTGGAATGATTGAAATCCTATCAGTTGTAAAGTTCAAGAAACTTGATCCAACAATGATAACGCACGGAATGCATTTTAAACAACCGTCTCGAGATACGTTCGATGGAAATATCGACGTATCGGTCAACTGGATTAAATGATCCATCATCTTAGCAAAAGGAACGTaagtttaatatatatatatataacgtatGTTAGAATTCTACTTGGACGTTTTTACGTAGTCCGCTCTTTGACATAACGATGCGAGCAGGTATACCTCTGCGGGATATTTATCGACAGCCGGCGGTTTCTGGAGGGTCAGCACGAAGGGTGTATTCGCGCGTCTCTGTATCTCGTTGAAGGTCAATACGATCCCATGTGGCCGCGTACAAACGAAGTAACGCGACATCTCTCGCCCGAATCGGTTCAGATAGTGTCCAAAAATCCTGACGAACCCGGCCCCGAGCTGCACCAGATCCAACTTCTGATCGACCACGAAGTGCCACGGGAACGCCTTGCAGAAACTGGCCACCCCCATGCGAAGGTCCGTCGCTTTGGTCGACAGTGGACGGAACGGTGACGCGACCGAGTGCTTTTTTAAGCTATCCGGTTCGATATAATACCTAAAATAGAAAAATTGTAAATTCGAAATGCGAAACTTGAAACTCGATACTTTGTAACTCGATATTTCAAATTTCAGATTCGACGGCTGAAACTCGAAACGCGGAAAAATTTCAGGTTTGGGTTCATCGTCCGATCGGTTAGATCGCACATTTCTCATCGAAATCGTGCTTTCCGCAACTTTCAGGAAACTTTCGTTAAAGCCAAGCCTAATCGAAGTCAATTACGGTGCTCATCTCGGAATAGTCGAACAGCGTTCAACAGTTCTTCTCTGAAAGTAAACACGGGATGGTTCGCAGTTTAAGGGATTCTTCTTTCGAGGTGAATGTTTAATGAAGTTCTCGAAATCAGCAGGCTACCGGCGTGTTTCCGGTGTAAATGTCCGCAAACACCGCCGATCAATATTTGTCCGTTTGGTAGTCGCGCGATTCCCAGGATTCTTTTTGCACGAGGCGCCGATCGAACGTGAGAATACCGAATATTGTTCCTTTAAAATGTACCGTCGGGAATCCCGTCGACGAATataattcgtttcaagtgtTCTGGCGATCAATAAATTGCACACGGCTGTGTGTAACCGTACCAGCTTTCAAATATACATGCCCCAGTTCAATTTAGAATTATATATCCAAGCAGAACATGTTGTAATTAAACTGCTTTTTAGATTACGTCCCGCCGTCTCTGTTTCAACGTATATCCGTGCGTGCTTCACGTGCAGGTACGAActttattaaaaatttcataTTGGAATATCGCGTCGCAAAAGTCGCTTCATACGCGTGGAATATATCAGAGAATAAAATTTCCTACTATACGTATCCGCTATTGGATACACAAGTATTCATTGAAAACTACTGTCTCGCGAATCTGAAAAATCACTTGCCTATATTCGTTATTGAAATAGCTAGGCGAAAATCTGATGGCCGTTTGATCCTTGTAGAAGAAATCCGCGATGCCCTTCAGGGTGCCTACCAACAGATAGGCCGTAGACGGATGGTCCGTTTTAAAGAACAGTACGATGTGTCTCGGGACTGCGATGGATACGAACTCCACTTCGGCGTCGTATCCGGACTGATGTTGCACGACGTCGTTCAGCCCGCCCAAAGTGGTCAGGAAATCAGTCATGTCGTTCCCGAGGCAACGGAACGCCCGCTTGAGCAGACTGTTGCGAGCTCGAGTAAGGATCAGATCCTGGCCGAGCTCGTCGAAGTATATGCTCACATCGTGATctgagaagagaaaaaaaaaagaaggaaggtCGTCGAATTAGCTTCCAAGTGTATCACGGGAGTGGGTTTATCGTCGAGTAGAGACGATGAGGCAAACTCACGCACCGCTGGGAAAATTGACCTTTCCCAACCGAAGGAGAAGGGTAGAGAGCTCGGAGGAATCGCTTATTCAAATCGCTCGAATGCCGACCCAGGTGCTTTGTGTTTGAACACGTATCGCAGTGGCTGGGTCAGGAGTGGCCCAGTAAGCACTTACCGTTGGGTGTACCTTGGATCGATGCTCGAGTGAGAAGGCAGCAATTGGGTATTCTTCGAAAGCTGCTCTTCCACGGTCTTACCCGAAAGTCCTGGATGTGTTCCTCGCGATCGAAATTCCGCagaacaatttttttatttcgcgGTGAACGAGAAGGAAAACCGTTTACGATAAATGTACCTTGTAATTGAGCTCTTTGCCGCGATGTTTCTTCTACAGATTAAATTACACCCGCACCTCGAGGTTATTTTCCGAGCTTGAAAAATGTTCCTCCGAGAAGTTACTTTGATCTGATTAATATCTGCGCCGTCGGTCGAGCGTTTCAGCGGGACGGGTGATACAGTTCCACGAGACTACGGGCGCACGTAAATCCCATGAAAATTTCAGGAAGCAGATCACGACTTTGGCAATTCGTAGACTCCCATAATGGCGTTTTTCTTGGCCACGCGAACTTTTACGCTGCATATCTAATACCGCTCGCTCCAATTTCCAGAACCGGGATTTCCCGTAAGTTCGAAAGTTCGCTCTTCGCGCCCCACGTTTACAATCGACGGTACGCGTCGTTCGTACACACGCCCCGCTACCCCGTTGTTATTCCCCCCCTGCCAAACTCGTAGAGACGATCGTTATATAAGTTTTATCCGGGAAATACCATTGGTCGCTCGAAAAGTTAATATCTTCTACTCCAGAAGGTCGGAACGGTGAACGTTTCCCGATAGATCGAGAaattagaaaaaaagaaaataataaaaatgggTCTGGAACGCTTGGTCCTTCGGTTCGATCGAGTTGTTCGGCGTCGCGGCCTGAATGCGACCGTAATTTTGCCGACGAGGCGACCAGCGATGAATTACTCGAACCAGCTCCCACCATTCGATAAAGAccaggaaaaaagaagaaacaggtGCACATTCCGCTCGTTACATGCTCGAGTGTTTCTAATTTTCGACGATTCTGCTTCGTCGAATGCTGATTGTTCAATTTCTGCGAGTATTTTCTACGTCGAACCTCGTTTGCGCATATGTAAAGTCACTAATGAGTACACTGTGAGCGTTCGTGGATTTATGGGCACTTTGAATACGCCAGAAGGTAAAGAATAATATTGCCATTTCAATACGCAAAGATCTAGTTTCTGGTCTACATTCTGAAGGAGATTGCAAGAAAAGATATCGCGCCAAGCTAAATCCTTTAGTTTCACCGTATGGTCCATTGAATTCACTTTAATGTCATCACCGCAAAAAGATTTGAAGTCCCGTCATTTGTTCTACTCTCGAGACAGGAAGGGTTAAACCTAATCAATAGAGCCGGAGTCCCGAGTCTCTTCCTCGGTTCGGTCTGTCTTCAtcttacaacaccagcgtaaaaccctaacctaacctacccgATAAATCACCCCGAGCCCTACTCTCATCAACTGCTTCTTCCATTCTCCCGAATCAGCTTAGGACAGCAAATTCATCAACCCGGAAATCAACGGGAAGTCAGAAATTACCTGACAAGATCTCGTTTGGATCGATTAATCGAGTTGAAATCAAACGACTTGTAGAAAGTAATCGCGAATGGGGGACGCTGGCAGGGAATTGGCAAGGGAAACGATGGGAGATGACAAATATCCGCGACATTCTTTATCAAAGCTTCTTGTTGCATCGACTCCTCGTACTCTTTAAGGGCGAGTGGTCTGCTCTATCGAAATTGTTCGAATTCGGCTCGTAAATTAGCGTGGCACGTTACATGCGAGACTCGCAGCGCGTCCATGCCTAGACATGTGCCGCCCCGTTATTAAATGGGCGACGACCTTAAA
The window above is part of the Xylocopa sonorina isolate GNS202 chromosome 3, iyXylSono1_principal, whole genome shotgun sequence genome. Proteins encoded here:
- the Gycalpha99b gene encoding guanylate cyclase 1 soluble subunit alpha 2, whose protein sequence is MACPFADLDRYNGAKSRQSSFREEDPDTQTLNLNHLRAALLLLTNPSNEMVSIALTKRLNKGETLDSEMGLKMAPYFSDILLEYDSEPTESYSLLAEIYETAQIYSCTDHDVSIYFDELGQDLILTRARNSLLKRAFRCLGNDMTDFLTTLGGLNDVVQHQSGYDAEVEFVSIAVPRHIVLFFKTDHPSTAYLLVGTLKGIADFFYKDQTAIRFSPSYFNNEYRQFRISNLQFFYFRYYIEPDSLKKHSVASPFRPLSTKATDLRMGVASFCKAFPWHFVVDQKLDLVQLGAGFVRIFGHYLNRFGREMSRYFVCTRPHGIVLTFNEIQRRANTPFVLTLQKPPAVDKYPAEGLEMKGQMVDCPESDSILFVSSPFLNGLDGLTSRGLFISDIPLHDATRDVILVGEQARAQDGLRRRMDKLKSSIEEANLAVSAEREKNVSLLHLIFPPDIAKRLWLGETIEAKTYPEVTMLFSDIVGFTEICSTATPMMVINMLQNLYEQFDSFCGQLDVYKVETIGDAYCVACGLHRDTYTHAQQIAWMALKMIEACSHHLTHKGKPIRMRIGIHTGMVLAGVVGKKMPRYCLFGHNVTLANKFESLSEPLRIHVSPTTYELLSNPTSGFDLEPREKEFLPKEFPANIEGTSHFLNDYKHKDVDESQPLDLHIQSAIREHKLGSTV